Sequence from the Paenibacillus riograndensis SBR5 genome:
GATGGAATACGTCACCGTAGGTCATGCCGCCCACCCATTCCAGGTCGAACACATTTTCCTTCTCCTGAATGTAGGAGGCCAAACGCTCCATGCCGTAAGTGATTTCGACAGCCACCGGACTGGTCTCAATGCCGCCGACCTGCTGGAAATACGTAAATTGTGTGATTTCCATACCATCCAGCCATACTTCCCAGCCGAGGCCCGCGCAGCCCAGCGAAGGGTTCTCCCAGTTGTCTTCAACAAAACGGATGTCATGCAAAAGCGGATCTACGCCAAGCGCCTTCAGACTATCCAGATACAGCTCTTGAATATTGTCCGGCGATGGCTTGATAATCACCTGGAACTGGTGATGCTGATACAGGCGGTTCGGGTTCTCTCCGTAACGTCCGTCCGAGGGACGGCGTGAAGGCTCCACATAAGCTACCTTCCACGGCTCCGGTCCGAGCGAACGCAGGAAGGTCATGGGGTTCATGGTTCCTGCCCCTTTTTCCGTGTCATACGGCTGAACGAGAATACAGTTCTGGGCAGACCAGAACTGCTGCAGCGTCAAAATCATCTGCTGAAAATTCATACTACCGACTCCTTCGCTTCACAAGTTTAACTGCGCCTCTTGCCATGGTTCATCTTGCCTGCTGTCGATGGAGGCGGCACTCTTCTATCCTTGCGGTGTCTCACATGAGATCCTTATTGCCGACCACAAGGCAAAAAAGCTCCCGCCCCCATGCCTGATATACAGACATAGGGACGAGAGCCTGAAATATACTCCCGCGGTTCCACCCTACTTGATCTCATCAATAAATGACGAAATCCACTTTCATTCGCCGCTTTCGCACTCCCGGGTGCCATGTTCATGAACGTTGTCCTGCCAGGCTTCCACTCTCCCCGGCTCGCTTAAGGGCAATACTGTTCATTACTTTCCCGATCACTGCACGTTTCTCCATCTTAGGAGCTATAACGGCATATTTATAACAAGAAACTGAACCTATAGTAACGGATTTTTGGCGTTTCGTCAAATATTGTATTTATCAAGCTGGTCGAGAAAATTCTGCGACTTCAGCTTCAGCCCCAGCTGATGGTCCATAAAGGCCCGCATGATCTTTTTGAGTTCAGCACGGGTGCCTTCCTTCACATTCACATTGCCAAGCCGTGTGAGATCAAGTGCAGCGAACAAGCGCAGCAGCTTGAGTGCGCGGGGAGAAATCTCCATTGCAGGAGGATCATTATGCCTGCAGCTGCGGCAGAGCACGCCCCCGAGGCGGGGGCTTACCCGCAGTTCCTCATCCGGCTTGTCCAGACCGCAAACAATGCAGTTGTCCAGCTGCGGACCGTACCCTGCCGCCTGCAGAATTTTCATCTCAAAGACATTTATAATGATGCCGGGCTCCTTGTCTTCCTCTAGCGCATTGAGACAGGCTGTGAGCTGGCGGAACCAAAAACTGCCGGTCTCCTCATCATGAAGCACACGGTCAAGCAGCTCACAGGCGTATGAAGCATAAGCGGCTTTGACCAGATCCTCCCGCAGCGGATGATGGGACTTCGTAATTTCACCAGCATTCAGTGTTCCGAGCCCCCCGTTGTTGCGGAAAAACACATATTCCCCGGCAGTGAACAGCTGGATCAGGGCAGCATGGCGGCTTTTAACCTTTTTGGCCCCGCGTACGAGGACGCCTACTTTGCCGGCGTTTTCGGTGCAAAGCGTAATAATCGCGTTCCCCTCGCCGTAGTCCATGCTGCGGATGACGATCCCTTCCACCCTGTATAGCATGCCTCTTCCCCCAACCATTCGGCAAGCAACCAGTCCTTATTGCGCTTCTTCATCCAGGACCTTCTCTTCCTCCGCAGGCAGCTCCAGGCTGCCCTCAAGCGGATCTGCAGCTTGTTTGTACAGCAGATATGCATCGACATCCCCAGTCATTGCAAAATACTTCCACGAAAAGTCTCGCATTCGTATTCATCCTTTCTTCGGAAACACGATGTCTCTTCAGAAATAGGATGTGCGATAGGCCAGGATCTATCCTTGCAATTCCTGCCAGAAAGCTGCAAATGCAGAGGTTAAAGGTCTTTGTGGAAGCCCAAATCACGCAGAACGCGTTCCTGATTGCGCCAGTCTTTTTTCACTTTTACCCATAATTCCAGAAAAATCTTCGAACCCAGCAGGTTCTCGATATCGGTACGGGCCCGTCTGCCGACTTCCTTCAGCATCGCCCCCTGCTTGCCGATAATAATCCCCTTCTGGGAATCGCGCTCGACAAAAATAACGGCCGACACATGCACAACCCCATTGGATTCGACACGCATGTCCTCGATGGCTACCGCAATGGAATGCGGCACCTCCTCGCGGGTCAAATGCAGGATTTTCTCGCGGATCAGCTCTGCACAGACGAACTGCTCCGGATGGTCGGTAATCTGATCTTCAGGATAATACTGCGGGCCTTCAGGCAGGTATTTCACTACCTGATCCAGCAGTGTATTTACATTGCTGCCAAGCTTGGCGGAAATCGGTACGATTTCGGCGAACTCATGCAGCTTATTGTATTCGGTAATCAGCGGAAGCAGGGCTTCCGGCTCGATTTTGTCAATCTTGTTCATTACGAGAATGACCGGTGTTTTGACATCCTTGAGCTGCTCGGCAATATAGCGGTCACCTCCGCCCATGCCCTCAGAAGCATCCACCAGGAACAGTACGGCTTCCACCTCATGCAATGTGCTCATCGCCGTCTGGTTCATGTAATCGCCCAGCTTGGACTGTCTTTTATGGATACCCGGTGTGTCCAGGAATACAATCTGCGAATTGTTCGCGGTGTATACCCCGTGAATTTTATTTCTGGTGGTCTGCGGCTTGTCCGACATGATGGCGATCTTCTGTCCGATCACCTGGTTCATGAGGGTCGACTTGCCTACGTTTGGTCTGCCGATAATGGCGACAAACCCTGATTTGAATTTCATATGATCTTCCTTCCTGCTTCCTTGGCGCAAAGCCAAATTAGTTGAAAGCATCTGCTATTCCAACAACTTAATTGTATTTTGTGCAGTTATTTCAGCCTATAACTACAACTTTGCGATTTTAGCTGTATTTCGCGCAATTATTTTTGCCAATACAGGCTGTTTTTCCTACATTTAGCGAATTTAACCGCACTAACTGCAATTATAGTCTTTTGGAGCACAAATATCCGTTATTTAGCTGTACGATATGCAGTTAAGCCAGACAGCACGCAATATAACACAGTTAGTTCTGCCAGAATAGAGGCACTTATGGAGCTTCTGTGTTTTAACAGGAACTAAGAGCATTAATGGGTTCAATCCATTAATTTACCGCAGAATTACTCGGGAGCCTGCCCCTGTTCCAGATCAGTGGGGCCAAACGCGCCGGGGAGCAAGTCCCGCACGGTAGTCTCCTGAATATCGCCTCTCAGGTTGCCGAGAATGACCTTCATATCCGGTGCGCACAGCTCGACCATGACTTGGCGGCACACGCCGCAAGGAGACACCGGGCCGTCAGTATCGGCAATCACCGCAATCGCCTTGAACGTTCCAGCCTTATGGCCGTCGGCGATAGCGCGGAAAAGCGCGGTCCGCTCTGCGCAATTCGTCGGGCCGAAGGCGGCATTTTCGACATTGCAGCCATGATGAACATGGCCGTCCTGGTCCAGCAAGGCTGCCCCGACACCAAAACGGGAATAGGGGATATAGGCATTGGCCCGTGCTTTGATCGCTTCCTGTAAAAGAAGAGCAGATTCCATTGTTGTCCTCCTAAAAGTTTTATGAAGCTATGCTACATGTTTTTACTACGCAATAAAACTCGCTTCGGAAGCATACGCTTAAGTTTTGTGAGCCTATGCATCATCCGAATCGCTTCTTACAAAACTTTCTTCGGAAGCATACGCTTAAGTTTTGTAAATCCATAGAGTGAAGCTTACCGAGAGTGAAGACAATGAAAGACGGAGCGCAAAACGCGGGTCCGCCTCTCCCATAAGCTGAAGTTGTAAACTGATTATGACATAAGTCCGGTGATCCAGTCCATCACAGGATGATAAAATACGTAGATTCCCACGATGGCGGCAAAGACCGCCGTGAGCAGTACGGCCCCTGCGGCGGTGTCTTTCGCTTTTTTGGCCAAGGGATGAATCTCCGGAGAGACCAGATCGATTGTCGCTTCAATAGCTGTGTTCAGCAGCTCAGCGGCCAGAACGAGCGTAATTGCGAGCAGCAGCAGCATCCAGCTTGACGGGGGGAGTCTGAGGATGACGGCGGCAGCAAGCACGAGTACAGCCAAAGTGCTGTGCACCTTCATATTCAGCTCAGACTTGAACGCAGAGGCAATGCCGTGCGCCGCAAACCGAAAAGAGTGCCAGAATTTTTTGTGGCCTACCGCCGTATTCTTGACCATTAGCGTGTCAACCCAACCTGAGCCAGCACCTTTTCCTGTTTGGACATCATTTCGGCTTCCGAAACCGCATCCTGATGATCATAGCCCAGCAGATGCAGGAAACCGTGGACGAACAGGAAGCCCAGTTCCCGTTCCAGCGAATGGCCATATTCCAGCGCCTGCTCCTGCGCCCGGGTTACGGAGATAATGATGTCGCCCAATACATAAGGAACATCCTCTCCTTCTTCATCTTCTTCAAGAGCATATATAATTTCAGGCTCGTCTTCCCCGGTTTCGTTCATGGCAAAAGACAGCACATCCGTCGGACGGTCAATCCCCCGGTATTCCAGATTCAATTCATGAATGCGTTCGTTATTGACAAAAGTAAGATCCACTTCGCCTTCGTCAATCCCTTCCGCTTCGCCGGCCTTTTGCAAAATACTCTCCAGCAGAGTAATCAGCTCATCGCTTATTGGGTGTTCTTCCTGTTCGTTATTCCAGACGATTGCAAGGCTCATGTTGTTACGGCCCCTTCCTCTTTTTTCGGTTTTTTCACATCCTCGGGATATTCGATCCGTGAATGAAAAATCCCCATTACCGTTTCTTTCAGCGTCCGCGCAATGATATCCAGCTCCTTGATCGTCAGATCGCATTCATCAAACTGATGATCGTCCAGACGGCTCTTGATGATTTTCTCAATCATCGTCTCCACCTGTACAACTGTAGGCTTGCGGAGCGAACGGACGGCTGCTTCCACACTGTCGGCTATTCCGACTACGGCCGATTCCTTGGACTGGGCTTTTGGTCCCGGATATCTGAAGTCCTCTTCGGTGAAATCGGGCTCCACACCCTTTTCCTCAGCCAGCTTCAGTGCTTTATGATAAAAATAATGCAGGAATGTCGTGCCGTGATGCTGTTCGGCAATATCCCGGATCGGCTTCGGCAGCTTGTACTCCTTCAGCATTTCCACCCCGTCCCGGGCATGCGCCACAATGATCGACTTACTGAGCATCGGCTCAATCGAATCATGCGGATTCTCCATGTTGTTCTGGTTCTCTATGAAATAAAACGGCCGCTTGGTCTTGCCGATATCGTGATAATAAGAGCCTACCCGGCAAAGCAATCCATCTGCGCCAATCGCCTCCGCCGCCGCTTCCGACAGGTTCCCGACCATCACGCTGTGATGATAGGTTCCCGGCGTTTCCGTAAGCAGCTTGCGCAGCAGGGGATGGTTCGGATTCGACAGCTCCACCAGCTTCAGCGCCGACAAGATACCGAAGGTAGCCTCGAAGAAAGGCATCAGACCGATAACCAGCACTGCAGTCAGCAGACCGCTGGCAAAAGAGAAGCCAATCGCATATAAAGCCTGCGTCTGGTTCCAGACACCTCCGGCCAGCACATTCAGCATAAATACAGTCACGCTGCCAATCAGGGATACCATGATTCCGCCTTTCAGGAGCGTGGAGCGCTGCCCTGCACGGTGAGTGGCAAAAATAGCGACATAGCTAACGATAAGCGCAAAGAAACCGAAGGTGAAATCAAAGATCGTGTTCTGCTGCACATTGAGCATAATACTGGCAAGAATGCTGAATAAAATGGAACAGAAGTAGGCCAGCGACATATCCAGCAGCATGGTGATCAGCATCGCGCCAATCGCTACCGGCGCCAGGAAACCGACGTATGCTCGTGCATCCGTCTGCAGAAACGCAGCGAGCTTAACCGTAATAATCGTAATTATAAATACCAGCACCAGCATAAGCAGCTGGGAGTTATTATACTTGAAGCCGGAAGCTCCGCCTGAATACCGGATGAATGTAAACAGGCCAAAGGATAACAAAGCAGATAAAATCAGCAGGCCGAACTGCGGCCAGTAGTTGACTTCGTTGCTCAACAGTCCGTTGTCGTCCAGAAGGGTATACAGCTCAGGAGTGATCAGCTCCCCTTTCGCGACAAGCACATCCCCCTGCTCAATGAACACATCGGGTGTATTTTCGCGGGCCTGCACTTTCGCTTCCTTGGTTGCTTCCTCGTCGTAGAACTTGTTGCTCGTAATCACCAGCCGCACCAGTTCCTGCACCACCTCACGGGCCGTGCGCTGGCTCAGCGAACTGACGCTCACCTGCTCGGCCACCTTGGCGCGCGCGGACTGGGCATCGGTAATCTGGTCGTTCATCAGCTTGGTGACAATATCCCGGGCCACCGGCTTCATCTCGATAATGTCCTGCGAGGTCAGACGCGGAATTTTGATGTAAGTCTCTTCCGGAATAACATAAGTCTGATCCTTGATCACGGACTGCATCTCATCCAGCAGCGTATCGGAATAGGTGCCTGCATTCCGGCTGGAGGCTACAAAATTCAGAATAAAATCACTGGCCCGCTGCGGGATCTCCTCACGGTAAATCGCCGTTTTGTCACTTTGCGAGATCAGGTCATCCTGATTAAGGCGGTCGATCCGGTCCAGCAGAGAAGTTACAAGAGTGTCCGCTCTCATTGGAATAATCGCATAGCGGTTGGTCACATTCTCAGCCGCTTCTTCCTGGGCTTTTAGCTTGGCTTTGGTGTCAAGGATTTGCTTGGGTGCAGTGATTTCCTTGGCACTGTGGGTTCCCTCTTTGATGTCATACTTCTTGGGTACCAGGTCCGAGGACAGGCTGAAGTAGAAAACAAGCCCCAATAACAGGAAAAGAGCATAGCGCGTCACCGCGCTATACTTCCACCCGTTGCTATTGTATACAAATCCGCTTAATTTCGATGGTTGCTTTGAGGCCATGAAGACAGTCCCCTTTTTTATTCGAGGTTTTCGGCAGAGCGTTCATAGGCGACGATAATTTTCTGCACGAGGGAATGCCGGACTACATCCTGTTCTGCAAAATAGACAAAGCCCAGCTCATCAATGCCGGATAAAATCGTTTTGGCTTCAATCAATCCCGATTTTTTGCCGCGGGGCAGGTCGATTTGGGTCACATCCCCCGTAATCACCATCTTGGAGCCGAACCCTAGGCGGGTCAAAAACATTTTCATTTGTTCCGGAGTCGTATTCTGGGCCTCATCGAGAATGATAAAAGAATCATCCAGCGTGCGCCCGCGCATGTATGCAAGCGGAGCAATCTCAATCAGCCCGCGCTCCAGCGCTTTGGCGACCTGATCGGGGCCCATAACGTCGTATAAAGCGTCGTAGAGCGGACGGAGATATGGATCTACCTTTTCCTGCAGATCCCCTGGGAGGAAGCCCAGGCTCTCTCCCGCCTCCACTGCCGGACGCGTAAGCACTATTCGTTTCACGGACCCTTCCTTCAGCGCCGTAACGGCCAGTACCACTGCAAGATAGGTTTTGCCGGTACCGGCAGGCCCGATGCCGAAGACGATGTCCCGCTTTTTGATCGTAGTCACATAATGCTTCTGGCCGATTGTTTTGACCCGGATGGGCTTGCCGCGGAAGGTTGTCGTGATTTCACCCTTGAACAAATCAAGCAGCTGATCGGCCCGGAAATCCTTTGCCAGCTCCACCGCATACTGAATATCCCGCTCACTGAGGATATAGCCGCTGCGGATCAGGGAGAGCAGCACACCAAAAAGCTGCCCCAGCATGTCCACTTCCCGCTCCGCACCGCGAATCGTAATTTCAGCTTCACGCGAGTCAATTACAGCCGGAATCTCACTTTCGATTATTTTTAGAAAACCATCCTGCGGGCCGAACAGGGATTGCGCTTCTCCCGCATTTTGCAAAGATATACGAATGCTTGCAGTCTGTTCTGACAAGTAGCCTCATTCTCCTCAGTTGTTTACTATTGGAAGTTCTTGCGTAATTCTCTCTTCCACTTCAAAGAGCACTTTCATATAAACTTTACCATTCTCTTTCTTCTCATGCAAAATTTTTTGACTTTTAATAACGCTGTCTGTGCCGTAACGGGCCAGAATATCATTCTTCGCCCGCGTAATCCCTTCCTCGCGTGCAGCCTCGGGCGTCAATGTTTCGGCAGTATCCAGGACCTCCATTTCCTTCTCGGTCAGCAGCCCCAGCGGCAGCTGAAAAGAACGCCAGGTCAGCGGATCATGCTCCGTCAGTGTACGCGATTCCGCAAAGTCTGCTTTACCGTAACCCCATAACTGGACCGCCCATTTGCCCAGCACCAGATAGGTGCGGTCCTTCCGCTCTCCTGTATATGAGCTTCTTGTCCGGTTCAGTGGCACCTCTATATTGTATTCGTGCCAGACCAGGCCTTTCACCTCGCCTTTGGCAACGACATATTCCATATTTTCTTCATCCCCAATCGCACCGGAGATCAGGATCTGCCCTTTTTTGACCCGGGTGTTGCGGGTTACCACCGGCCTGCCCTGCTCCGCGTAGATTTCGGTCACCACCGCATCCGTCCTGCTGATCAGGTGGCGTTTGCTGAGCAGCGGCTTGTTCTCCGGCTGGTCGGATTCAACAATATGGATTTTTACGCTCGTCCCCGTCCGCTGTACCCCAACCCAGGAGACACCCGGAAGCGTTGAGGTCAGCTTTTTGGAGAGCTTGTCCGGATCATCCATGCGCCAAATCCACTGGAAAGGATATACCCCCTCATGGCGTGCAGCCTGCAGAATATCCTCGGAGTTAATCCGGTCATTCCCTTCAATCTGGACAGTCCATATCATCGAAGACAGCAGCACCAGGCCAATGCCGAACAACAGCAATCCTGCAGCAAAAAACTTCCGTTTCCACAGCTTGGCCGCATTAAAGGGCAGCCCGTTTCTGGCCGTGACACGGGTGCGGCAGCCTGTCTTTTTCAAGAGCGGCCGAAGGGCAAAAAAGTCATCCAGCAGCAGGTTCAGGGAAGCGCCGTCCCCGGCAGGCCTCACATCCCAGATGACGATGTCCGCTTCAGTAACAGCATTGATAAACTTTTCCACCTGCGGTCCCGTCACATGCAGTGTAACGAACCCCCGCAGTGATGCCAAAGGCGGCTGCTTCATGAGTTCTCCTCGCTTCCCTTATATCTGATCTCCCCGATAATCCCCTCTACTGCCAGCTCCTGGCCCAGAATATTCCGGATCACAAGCCCCTCGCCGGAGATTTCCAGCGAGCCGTTCACTAACGCAAGCCTCAGCTGCTCGGAAGAAAAATGCAGCACGCCGCGGTGGTTCTCAATATACAGTTCTTTATTGCCGATCAGGGTGATTCGGGGCAGCTCCTGCAGCACATCCTGCGGAAGATCCAGTACCCCGTTTGTCCATCCCCGCAGCCTGCGGCCAATACGGGTCATAAGTAGACTTCTCCCCCTTCCTGCCTTCTGTACACCTTATGCGGGAACGCTATTGTTTATGAATTAGGCGGGAACACTCGTGACTTAAATCGCAACCTTGTTCAAAAACAACAAAGGTGTCCCAAGCAGCGGCAAGAAACAGCTGCTTGGGACACCCTTGTAATGATACCTTATCCCCGGAGTCAACCGGGGCTTTAGAACCACAAAACTCTCATCAGGCCGGTCAGATCTGCCTGCGGTTAGAACGGGGCTGCCGGGAACGTGGCGGACCCAGTATCTCCGCCCATATGAGCCCCTCCCGCAGCGCATTGCGGTCAGCGGCAAATTCACGGCTGCCGGCAGGACTGGAATCAGGCCGGGCCCCTTTTTCTCCCGAGTCCGCACCGGCTGCAGCCCCGTCAAAATGCAGATGCAGCCGCTCCAATTCACGCTGCATCCGCTCGGCACGGGCCTGTACCCCATCCTCTTCACCGGCTTGCTCCAGCGAAAGGCCTTCGCCGGTTTCATAGTCGGGAGAGGGGCGCTCCGAAGACTCCGGCCAAGCCGGAGAGGCGTCATAATCCGCCTCAGCGCAGGACGCGGCAGGCTGGCCCGGGTACGGGGTACTGCCTCCGGGAGCAGGGAATCCGCTGCGCTTATTGGTGTCCCCGTATTCCGGCTCGCGCTTCGCACGCCGGCCGGGATTCAGGGGATATCCGCCCCCTCCACCGAAGGTTGGCATTCCCCCGCGCGGAGCGGCCCCCCCTTTATTTTTACCCGCCTTGTTCAGGCTGGAAATGATTGCGATGATGATAATCGCGGCTACGTAGATCAGGCTGCCCATGGGAACTCACATCCCCTTATTTATTGGTTGGACGGCTGCTGTCGTCACCATCATTTAGTTTGCCGAGCGAACCGCGCATTTGGGTGTCAGCTTCAATATTTTTGAGGTTCATGTAATCCATGACCCCAAGCTTGCCGGAGCGCAGCGCTTCCGCCATTGCCAGCGGCACCTGAGATTCGGATTCGACGACAAGCGCCTTCATCTCAACGACGCGGGCCTTCATTTCCTGTTCATGCGCGACCGCCATCGCTCTGCGCTCTTCAGCTTTGGCCTGGGCAATGCGTTTGTCTGCCTCAGCCTGTTCCGTTTGCAGGTAAGCACCGATATTTTTGCCCACATCAACGTCAGCTATATCGATGGAAAGAATCTCAAAAGCGGTTCCGGAATCAAGCCCTTTGGACAAAACCGTCCGCGAGATGGAATCGGGATTCTCCAGCACGTCTTTATGGGTGCTGCTCGAACCTACGGTTGTTACAATCCCTTCGCCGACACGGGCGATAATCGTTTCTTCACCGGCACCGCCGACGAGACGGTCGATATTGGCCCGTACAGTCACTCTCGCCTTCACCTTGACCTCGATGCCGTTTTTGGCAACAGCGGCTACAATCGGCGTCTCAATAACCCGTGGATTAACACTCATCTGCACAGCCAGCAGCACATCGCGTCCGGCCAGATCAATCGCAGCCGCTCGCGTGAATTCCAGCGGAATATCGGCACGCTGTGCAGCGATCAGCGCATTGACGACCCGGTCGACGTTACCGCCCGCCAGATAATGGCTCTCAAGCTGATTGATGTTCACACCCAGCCCCGCCTTGGTGGCCTTGATCAGCGGATTGACGATCCGGCTTGGCGTAACCCGCCGCAGTCTCATCGCCACCAGGGTTATAATACTGATTCTTACACCCGCAGCCCAAGCTGAAACCCACAGCATAACCGGGAAAAAACTGAAAAACACACTCAGCACGATAATCACAACAACCGCGATCAGCAAAATAGTAATTGTTGACGCTTCAATCATACCTCTTCCGACCTCCGTTACAATTTGTATTCCGTTCTCCTACTCCGCTGCTTCCTTCACGACCACACGCCCGCCTTCGACTTTGATCACAGAAATGGAAGCTCCTGCGGCAATAAAAGAGCCCTCAGTAACCACATCTACCCGCTCACCATTCAGACTGGCTGTGCCGGCCGGGCGGAGCGGTGTGATACTGATGCCTGAGGCTCCGACCAGACTTAGCTTCTCCAGCACGGGAACAAATCCCTGCTCCTTGGTAAGACTGTCCTGTAAAATAAACCTGTTCCAGATCCCCCGCTCCTTAAAAGTGACTGCAACTATCGCAATAACCACAGCCGCTGCGGCAAAAGCAATGCCCAGGCTGAACAATGCATGCGTATAGTTGTAAGCAGCCCTCACTACGCCTGCTACGAGGAATACTGAGCCAAGCAGTCCAAGTATGCCAAAGCTCGGCACAAACAGCTCCAGAACCAGCATGACAAGTCCAAGAATGAACAGCAGCCAGGTTTCGGAACCGGCAAACCCTGCCACATAGTTGCCGAAGAAATACAGCGCAAAAGCCAATGTGCCAATGATCCCCGGAACGCCGAAGCCCGGCACCAGCATTTCGATGACAATTCCCGCTATACCGACGAAGAGCAGAATCGTCATCACAATCGGATTTGTCAGAAAATGCGACATTTTTTCCGCACCGGTGTGCTCTACTCGAAAAATGTCGTCTGTTGAATAGCCCAGCGAGGTGATGGCCTCCTCAGGTGTACTGGCGATGCTGTCTGCGTAACCGGCTTTGAGCGCTTCATCGCTGCTAAGGGCGATAATCTGGCCATGTGCCTTGTTCACACCAAGCTCAGGCTTGTTCACCACAATATTTTTATCCATCATTCCGGCGGCTATTTCCGGGTCACGCCCGTTCAGCTCAGCGGCACCGACCATTTTTGCTTTCCAGTAGGATACCAGCTTGGCATCGTCCACACTGCCGCCTTTGCCGTCCACCAGGGAAGCCGCACCGATCATGCTGCCCGGCTTCATGATGATGCTGCCCGCATTCAGTGCTATGTAACTGCCTGCTGAAGCCGCATCGCCGTTAATGAAAGCAGCAGTCGGAATTGTACTGTCGCGCACCATCATGCCGATCTGCTCGGCCGAGCTCACCAGCCCCCCTGGGGTATCAATTTCCAGCAGAATCAGGACAGCTCCGTAGTTCGCCGCCTCCTGAAACCCGCGCGCAAGAAAGCTCTGCAGCCCCCGCTCGATCTCCTGATCAACCGGTATGATAAATACCGGACCGCTCTTAGGTTCTGCCGGACCCGTTCCCGGTGCGCGGGGTGCAGTGTTATCGGCGCTGACCCTCCCCGCCATAGGCAACAAAAACAGCATCAGAAAAAGCAGGGAAATACCCGCTGCAGCCATTTTTCGAAATCCGTTCAAGGACTCCTCTCCCTTCCTCCCCAATTTCCAGCCCATAATGCTATAGTACGCCCTGCAGGCCTAAGCGTTTCATAAACGAAACCAGACAGAACAGCGGAAAAAGGGATACAGTATATGCCTATCCTATACTGTATCCCTAAAATAATCCGATAAACATATCCATAAATATCTCATGTTCATCTGAAGCTTCCAAGTTATTTCTCAATAAAATGAAAAACACCCCTTATCAAAGGGGTGCTAGCGTTATATTATTGCAGAAATTGCAGAACCGCCTGGTTCACGAGTTTACCATCGGCGCGACCTTTGACCTTAGGCATCAGTGCGCTCATCACCTTACCCATTTCACTTTTCGAAGAAGCACCGGTTTCCTGGATGGTCTGCTGTACAATTACTTTAATTTCTTCTTCGGAAAGCTGATCTGGAAGGTATTTCATGATAATCTCGATTTCTGCCTTCGTACTCGCGGCAAGCTCGTCGCGACCCGCTGATTCAAATTCTTGGAGGGCATCTTTGCGCTGTTTGAT
This genomic interval carries:
- a CDS encoding PhoH family protein, translating into MSEQTASIRISLQNAGEAQSLFGPQDGFLKIIESEIPAVIDSREAEITIRGAEREVDMLGQLFGVLLSLIRSGYILSERDIQYAVELAKDFRADQLLDLFKGEITTTFRGKPIRVKTIGQKHYVTTIKKRDIVFGIGPAGTGKTYLAVVLAVTALKEGSVKRIVLTRPAVEAGESLGFLPGDLQEKVDPYLRPLYDALYDVMGPDQVAKALERGLIEIAPLAYMRGRTLDDSFIILDEAQNTTPEQMKMFLTRLGFGSKMVITGDVTQIDLPRGKKSGLIEAKTILSGIDELGFVYFAEQDVVRHSLVQKIIVAYERSAENLE
- the yqfD gene encoding sporulation protein YqfD, giving the protein MKQPPLASLRGFVTLHVTGPQVEKFINAVTEADIVIWDVRPAGDGASLNLLLDDFFALRPLLKKTGCRTRVTARNGLPFNAAKLWKRKFFAAGLLLFGIGLVLLSSMIWTVQIEGNDRINSEDILQAARHEGVYPFQWIWRMDDPDKLSKKLTSTLPGVSWVGVQRTGTSVKIHIVESDQPENKPLLSKRHLISRTDAVVTEIYAEQGRPVVTRNTRVKKGQILISGAIGDEENMEYVVAKGEVKGLVWHEYNIEVPLNRTRSSYTGERKDRTYLVLGKWAVQLWGYGKADFAESRTLTEHDPLTWRSFQLPLGLLTEKEMEVLDTAETLTPEAAREEGITRAKNDILARYGTDSVIKSQKILHEKKENGKVYMKVLFEVEERITQELPIVNN
- the yqfC gene encoding sporulation protein YqfC, with the translated sequence MTRIGRRLRGWTNGVLDLPQDVLQELPRITLIGNKELYIENHRGVLHFSSEQLRLALVNGSLEISGEGLVIRNILGQELAVEGIIGEIRYKGSEENS
- the floA gene encoding flotillin-like protein FloA (flotillin-like protein involved in membrane lipid rafts), producing the protein MIEASTITILLIAVVVIIVLSVFFSFFPVMLWVSAWAAGVRISIITLVAMRLRRVTPSRIVNPLIKATKAGLGVNINQLESHYLAGGNVDRVVNALIAAQRADIPLEFTRAAAIDLAGRDVLLAVQMSVNPRVIETPIVAAVAKNGIEVKVKARVTVRANIDRLVGGAGEETIIARVGEGIVTTVGSSSTHKDVLENPDSISRTVLSKGLDSGTAFEILSIDIADVDVGKNIGAYLQTEQAEADKRIAQAKAEERRAMAVAHEQEMKARVVEMKALVVESESQVPLAMAEALRSGKLGVMDYMNLKNIEADTQMRGSLGKLNDGDDSSRPTNK
- a CDS encoding NfeD family protein — protein: MAGRVSADNTAPRAPGTGPAEPKSGPVFIIPVDQEIERGLQSFLARGFQEAANYGAVLILLEIDTPGGLVSSAEQIGMMVRDSTIPTAAFINGDAASAGSYIALNAGSIIMKPGSMIGAASLVDGKGGSVDDAKLVSYWKAKMVGAAELNGRDPEIAAGMMDKNIVVNKPELGVNKAHGQIIALSSDEALKAGYADSIASTPEEAITSLGYSTDDIFRVEHTGAEKMSHFLTNPIVMTILLFVGIAGIVIEMLVPGFGVPGIIGTLAFALYFFGNYVAGFAGSETWLLFILGLVMLVLELFVPSFGILGLLGSVFLVAGVVRAAYNYTHALFSLGIAFAAAAVVIAIVAVTFKERGIWNRFILQDSLTKEQGFVPVLEKLSLVGASGISITPLRPAGTASLNGERVDVVTEGSFIAAGASISVIKVEGGRVVVKEAAE
- a CDS encoding GatB/YqeY domain-containing protein: MNLSERLNEDMKQAMKSKDKFTLSTIRMVRSTIKYLEIDLKRTLDDNEVLDILSREIKQRKDALQEFESAGRDELAASTKAEIEIIMKYLPDQLSEEEIKVIVQQTIQETGASSKSEMGKVMSALMPKVKGRADGKLVNQAVLQFLQ